One segment of Haliotis asinina isolate JCU_RB_2024 chromosome 12, JCU_Hal_asi_v2, whole genome shotgun sequence DNA contains the following:
- the LOC137257638 gene encoding putative G-protein coupled receptor F59B2.13, giving the protein MLIQGPCLNITDEEDNNTGLGSERAKLLFEDVSYIVYGFALPSVCLFGMVGNVLNLTILTRRKLQKSFRTLEMAANYCLVALAVSDLMFCVFAFPTTFLSGDDMYDNTAFLLKYRMYGTAIINVFIMVSTWLTVAMSLERFLAICYPLRQDLYLTTRRIKIIIVISYIFSFIFNVPILWRYEPRLLCSTNSSHPIYMPKTVPLLGSVKIDTAYRILWAFIGNFIPLILLFYFNVCLCRKIYRSYKMRQKFKQDRHGSENSSHTLTITLVVIVVMFFILVAPSEIVIVIAKITNNESNYSYMTIEAVMNFLQSLNFSVNFILYCIISPYFRKTLKYIFCCGCYNIYQVSKQWKKEFETSLM; this is encoded by the coding sequence GATCCAGGGTCCTTGTTTGAACATCACTGATGAGGAGGACAACAACACAGGGCTAGGAAGTGAGCGGGCCAAGTTGTTGTTTGAGGATGTCAGCTACATAGTGTATGGCTTCGCCCTGCcaagtgtctgtctgtttggAATGGTGGGCAATGTTCTTAACCTAACCATTCTAACACGGCGTAAACTTCAAAAATCTTTCCGAACACTTGAAATGGCAGCTAACTACTGCCTCGTGGCATTGGCTGTATCTGatctgatgttttgtgtatttgCATTTCCAACGACATTTCTTTCTGGGGATGACATGTATGACAACACAGCGTTTCTTCTGAAGTATCGGATGTATGGGACAGCGATCATCAATGTGTTCATCATGGTCAGCACCTGGCTCACAGTTGCCATGTCGCTGGAACGCTTCCTGGCAATATGTTATCCTCTTCGGCAAGATTTATATTTAACAACACGGCGGATaaaaatcatcattgtgatatcATACATATTTTCTTTTATCTTCAATGTTCCAATTCTGTGGAGGTACGAGCCCAGACTCCTATGTAGTACAAATTCATCACATCCTATTTACATGCCGAAAACAGTTCCTTTACTGGGCAGCGTGAAAATTGACACAGCTTACCGGATACTGTGGGCTTTCATTGGAAACTTTATTCCTCTGATCCTGCTCTTCTACTTCAATGTGTGTTTGTGCAGAAAGATTTATCGTTCATACAAAATGAGACAAAAATTTAAGCAAGACCGACATGGATCAGAAAACTCAAGCCACACTCTAACAATAACGCTTGTGGTGATTGTGGTGATGTTTTTCATCCTGGTGGCCCCGTCGGAGATTGTGATTGTGATAgccaaaataacaaacaatgaGAGCAACTATTCCTACATGACTATAGAAGCTGTGATGAACTTCCTCCAGTCACTGAACTTCTCGGTCAACTTTATCCTGTACTGCATCATCAGCCCGTACTTCAGGAAGACACTCAAATACATCTTCTGCTGTGGCTGCTACAACATCTACCAGGTATCCAAGCAGTGGAAGAAGGAGTTTGAAACGTCACTCATGTGA